One stretch of Microplitis mediator isolate UGA2020A chromosome 9, iyMicMedi2.1, whole genome shotgun sequence DNA includes these proteins:
- the LOC130674575 gene encoding rh5-interacting protein-like isoform X2 yields MDCLPIAYAKCSENNTCVCQFDSYEYNNTICLAKNILLPLKSELSIYYHKTTDRKYRLNDDFPSHSGLRRESNTKWGDRCTMCSDIEFDGLICDDATQEDLRDDFEFQECRCPRGTKLNSSSLSCDEPEFNDCSIDGDCSHLSYASCSGGKCSCLQNYHSINGRCLGNLGAKCSHDIDCRILYAVCKSSSCQCDYDYYEKDGSCIKYATEIEGYCRTNKSCELLDHTSCSRNKCRCLPSYENVNGSCRKHSQREHNTDPELAVRKHTCQVDYYYEKYYCRAYAKRLNDECFSEKACERLNLTSCLHGRCNCSKFNIICKVLNAWSYFV; encoded by the exons atggatTGTTTACCGATAGCTTATGCTAAATGTTCAGAAAATAATACATGTGTTTGTCAATTTGATTCTTATGAATATAACAACACGATTTGTTTGGCGAAAAACATATTGCTACCATTAAAATCAGAGCTCAGTATTTATTATCACAAAACTACTGATCGGAAATATCGCCTAAACGATGATTTCCCATCGCATTCTGGTCTTCGTAGAGAATCAA ATACAAAATGGGGCGATCGGTGCACTATGTGTTCGGATATCGAATTCGACGGTCTTATTTGTGACGATGCAACTCAG GAGGACTTAAGGGATGACTTCGAGTTCCAAGAATGTAGATGCCCGAGGGGAACAAAGCTCAATTCAAGCAGTTTATCTTGTGACGAACCAGAATTTAATGATTGCTCCATTGATGGAGATTGTAGCCACCTTAGTTACGCTTCATGTTCTGGTGGTAAATGTAGTTGTTTACAAAATTATCATTCCATAAATGGACGGTGTTTGGGAAATCTTGGCGCAAAGTGTAGCCACGATATCGACTGCCGTATTCTTTATGCAGTTTGTAAATCAAGCAGCTGTCAATGTGATTATGACTATTACGAAAAAGATGGTTCATGCATAAAGTACGCGACAG AAATCGAAGGATATTGCCGCACTAACAAGAGTTGTGAGCTCCTCGATCATACTTCATGTTCTAGAAACAAATGTCGTTGCTTACCAAGTTATGAAAATGTCAACGGAAGTTGCCGAAAACATAGCCAAAGGGAACATAACACTGACCCAGAACTTGCTGTTAGGAAACACACTTGTCAAGTAGACTactattatgaaaaatattactgCCGTGCGTACGCGAAAC GACTGAATGATGAATGCTTTAGCGAGAAAGCTTGTGAACGCCTAAATCTTACCTCATGTCTTCATGGTCGATGTAACTGTTCCAAGTTTAATATCATTTGCAAGGTGTTAAACGCATGgagttattttgtttaa
- the LOC130674575 gene encoding rh5-interacting protein-like isoform X1, which produces MIQKSFFIFYIISLNLMASYIFASDHCLPQFYECDPHSTQSCCEPYQCLPRRTRVIQWLDKQRFCAKNVTLGSPCNKFMDCLPIAYAKCSENNTCVCQFDSYEYNNTICLAKNILLPLKSELSIYYHKTTDRKYRLNDDFPSHSGLRRESNTKWGDRCTMCSDIEFDGLICDDATQEDLRDDFEFQECRCPRGTKLNSSSLSCDEPEFNDCSIDGDCSHLSYASCSGGKCSCLQNYHSINGRCLGNLGAKCSHDIDCRILYAVCKSSSCQCDYDYYEKDGSCIKYATEIEGYCRTNKSCELLDHTSCSRNKCRCLPSYENVNGSCRKHSQREHNTDPELAVRKHTCQVDYYYEKYYCRAYAKRLNDECFSEKACERLNLTSCLHGRCNCSKFNIICKVLNAWSYFV; this is translated from the exons atgattcaaaaatcattttttatattctatataattagCCTTAATTTGATGGcatcatatatttttgcaAGTGATCATTGCCTACCACAGTTTTATGAG tGTGATCCCCATTCTACACAATCTTGCTGTGAACCCTACCAGTGTTTGCCGAGGCGTACTAGAGTCATACAGTGGTTAGATAAACAACGCTTCTGCGCAAAGAACG tTACACTAGGCAGTccatgtaataaatttatggatTGTTTACCGATAGCTTATGCTAAATGTTCAGAAAATAATACATGTGTTTGTCAATTTGATTCTTATGAATATAACAACACGATTTGTTTGGCGAAAAACATATTGCTACCATTAAAATCAGAGCTCAGTATTTATTATCACAAAACTACTGATCGGAAATATCGCCTAAACGATGATTTCCCATCGCATTCTGGTCTTCGTAGAGAATCAA ATACAAAATGGGGCGATCGGTGCACTATGTGTTCGGATATCGAATTCGACGGTCTTATTTGTGACGATGCAACTCAG GAGGACTTAAGGGATGACTTCGAGTTCCAAGAATGTAGATGCCCGAGGGGAACAAAGCTCAATTCAAGCAGTTTATCTTGTGACGAACCAGAATTTAATGATTGCTCCATTGATGGAGATTGTAGCCACCTTAGTTACGCTTCATGTTCTGGTGGTAAATGTAGTTGTTTACAAAATTATCATTCCATAAATGGACGGTGTTTGGGAAATCTTGGCGCAAAGTGTAGCCACGATATCGACTGCCGTATTCTTTATGCAGTTTGTAAATCAAGCAGCTGTCAATGTGATTATGACTATTACGAAAAAGATGGTTCATGCATAAAGTACGCGACAG AAATCGAAGGATATTGCCGCACTAACAAGAGTTGTGAGCTCCTCGATCATACTTCATGTTCTAGAAACAAATGTCGTTGCTTACCAAGTTATGAAAATGTCAACGGAAGTTGCCGAAAACATAGCCAAAGGGAACATAACACTGACCCAGAACTTGCTGTTAGGAAACACACTTGTCAAGTAGACTactattatgaaaaatattactgCCGTGCGTACGCGAAAC GACTGAATGATGAATGCTTTAGCGAGAAAGCTTGTGAACGCCTAAATCTTACCTCATGTCTTCATGGTCGATGTAACTGTTCCAAGTTTAATATCATTTGCAAGGTGTTAAACGCATGgagttattttgtttaa